Proteins co-encoded in one Sparus aurata chromosome 18, fSpaAur1.1, whole genome shotgun sequence genomic window:
- the clint1a gene encoding clathrin interactor 1a isoform X2 has product MLNMWKVRELVDKATNVVMNYSEVESKVREATNDDSWGPSGQLMSEISRATFMYEQFPEVMNMLWARMLRDNKKNWRRVYKSLLLLAHLIRNGSERVVTSAREHLYDLRSLESYHFIDENGKDQGVNVRQKVKEMVDFVQDDDRLREERKKAKKNKDKYIGVSSDSMGYRGYTGDRYDSSDSRGKWDDDWDRNKGQFPFSEKLGEISDKIGSTIDDTISKFRKKERDDSPDRFSDNEEERGRSSHNGQSGKEFKDEEETVTTKSVHIVQATETTATRKRGVPSRKVDLGAAANYTGDNSPDTATKQPQPAAPQPSSTGLADLLMVDTTPSQPAMTDLIGGFADFSSPAASTGLSSGTAAPASSSNGEFGEWNAFPGGQMPTSAQTVDNSGIDLFAAMTAGPATGPVSSPGSGPASADLFDLMGPTQSLTSSQSLNFSMSSTQSMSSTVLPQSRSQPLQNMGGSLQPQSVMPLQPVQQGMAPQGVGAKASLPSTWSDTSVNINLDFLGPGMQPPKPSLPTLNTLQQGNQVPANMLSQGFSAMSLGPAAGRPAGNPMMHPGAGMGMGMGMGMGMAPNQGMMGMGMNMGMPGAMGMGMGMNPAATQQPKQDAFADFANFGK; this is encoded by the exons ATGCTAAACATGTGGAAGGTTAGGGAGTTGGTTGACAAAGC AACCAACGTTGTGATGAACTATTCAGAGGTGGAGTCTAAAGTAAGAGAGGCCACCAATGACGACTCCTGGGGACCATCAGGACAGCTGATGAGTGAAATCTCAAG AGCCACCTTCATGTACGAGCAGTTTCCAGAAGTGATGAACATGCTGTGGGCCCGCATGCTGAGAGATAACAAGAAGAACTGGAGGAGAGTTTACAAG TCGTTGCTACTGCTGGCCCATCTAATCAGGAACGGATCAGAGAGGGTTGTTACCAGTGCCAGAGAACATCTGTATGACCTGAGATCATTAGAAAGCTACCACTTTATAG ATGAGAATGGGAAGGACCAAGGTGTGAACGTGCGTCAGAAGGTGAAGGAGATGGTGGATTTTGTCCAGGATGATGACAGGCTTAGAGAAGAACggaaaaaagcaaagaagaacaaagacaaatatATTGGGGTATCCTCAGACAGTATGGGATACAGAGGTTACA CGGGGGACAGGTACGACTCCAGCGATAGCCGGGGAAAGTGGGACGATGACTGGGACAGGAATAAAGGACAATTCCCCTTCAGTGAGAAGCTGGGGGAGATCAGCGACAAAATTGGGAGCACCATTGACGATACCATAAGCAAATTtaggaagaaggagagagatgaCTCGCCAGATCGATTCAG TGACAACGAGGAGGAACGGGGTCGCTCGTCTCACAATGGCCAGTCAGGAAAAGAAttcaaagatgaagaggagactGTTACCACCAAGAGTGTTCACATAGTCCAGGCAACAGAGACCACAGCAACACGGAAGAGAGGAGTCCCGTCCAGGAAAGTAGACTTAGGGGCCGCAGCCAACTACACAGGAGACAACAGCCCAGACACCGCCACCAAACAG CCCCAGCCAGCAGCCCCTCAGCCCTCCAGCACAGGCCTAGCTGACCTCCTAATGGTAGACACAACGCCGAGTCAGCCAGCTATGACAG ACTTGATCGGCGGGTTCGCTGACTTCTCCTCGCCTGCTGCGTCCACCGGCCTCTCCTCGGGAACTG CAGCACCAGCCTCTAGCAGCAACGGAGAATTTGGAGAGTGGAACGCCTTCCCTGGAGGTCAGATGCCAACATCTGCTCAGACTGTTGACAACAGTGGAATTGACCTTTTTGCAGCCATGACAGCAGGTCCTGCCACTGGCCCAGTCTCCTCTCCAGGCTCTGGTCCCGCCTCAGCAGACCTGTTCGACTTGATGGGGCCAACGCAGTCTCTCACCTCCTCCCAGAGCCTCAACTTTAGCATGAGCAGCACACAGAGCATGAGCTCCACAGTCCTGCCCCAGTCTAGGTCACAG CCCCTCCAGAACATGGGGGGTTCTTTACAACCGCAGTCTGTCATGCCCCTCCAGCCTGTGCAGCAGGGAATGGCCCCTCAGGGTGTCGGAGCCAAAGCGTCCCTCCCCTCCACCTGGTCGGACACCTCAGTTAACATCAACCTGGATTTCCTGGGCCCAGGCATGCAGCCACCCAAGCCTAGCCTGCCCACCCTCAACACCCTCCAACAAG GCAACCAGGTACCCGCCAACATGCTCTCCCAGGGATTTTCAGCCATGAGCCTTGGACCTGCAGCAGGAAGACCGGCTGGAAATCCCATGATGCACCCTGGTGCTGGCATGGGAATGGGCATGGGGATGGGAATGGGAATGGCCCCCAACCAGGGCATGATGGGGATGGGCATGAACATGGGGATGCCCGGTGCTATGGGAATGGGAATGGGAATGAACCCTGCAGCGACCCAGCAGCCCAAACAAGATGCCTTCGCTGACTTCGCTAACTTTGGAAAGTGA
- the clint1a gene encoding clathrin interactor 1a isoform X1 has product MLNMWKVRELVDKATNVVMNYSEVESKVREATNDDSWGPSGQLMSEISRATFMYEQFPEVMNMLWARMLRDNKKNWRRVYKSLLLLAHLIRNGSERVVTSAREHLYDLRSLESYHFIDENGKDQGVNVRQKVKEMVDFVQDDDRLREERKKAKKNKDKYIGVSSDSMGYRGYTGDRYDSSDSRGKWDDDWDRNKGQFPFSEKLGEISDKIGSTIDDTISKFRKKERDDSPDRFSDNEEERGRSSHNGQSGKEFKDEEETVTTKSVHIVQATETTATRKRGVPSRKVDLGAAANYTGDNSPDTATKQVARAHPQPAAPQPSSTGLADLLMVDTTPSQPAMTDLIGGFADFSSPAASTGLSSGTAAPASSSNGEFGEWNAFPGGQMPTSAQTVDNSGIDLFAAMTAGPATGPVSSPGSGPASADLFDLMGPTQSLTSSQSLNFSMSSTQSMSSTVLPQSRSQPLQNMGGSLQPQSVMPLQPVQQGMAPQGVGAKASLPSTWSDTSVNINLDFLGPGMQPPKPSLPTLNTLQQGNQVPANMLSQGFSAMSLGPAAGRPAGNPMMHPGAGMGMGMGMGMGMAPNQGMMGMGMNMGMPGAMGMGMGMNPAATQQPKQDAFADFANFGK; this is encoded by the exons ATGCTAAACATGTGGAAGGTTAGGGAGTTGGTTGACAAAGC AACCAACGTTGTGATGAACTATTCAGAGGTGGAGTCTAAAGTAAGAGAGGCCACCAATGACGACTCCTGGGGACCATCAGGACAGCTGATGAGTGAAATCTCAAG AGCCACCTTCATGTACGAGCAGTTTCCAGAAGTGATGAACATGCTGTGGGCCCGCATGCTGAGAGATAACAAGAAGAACTGGAGGAGAGTTTACAAG TCGTTGCTACTGCTGGCCCATCTAATCAGGAACGGATCAGAGAGGGTTGTTACCAGTGCCAGAGAACATCTGTATGACCTGAGATCATTAGAAAGCTACCACTTTATAG ATGAGAATGGGAAGGACCAAGGTGTGAACGTGCGTCAGAAGGTGAAGGAGATGGTGGATTTTGTCCAGGATGATGACAGGCTTAGAGAAGAACggaaaaaagcaaagaagaacaaagacaaatatATTGGGGTATCCTCAGACAGTATGGGATACAGAGGTTACA CGGGGGACAGGTACGACTCCAGCGATAGCCGGGGAAAGTGGGACGATGACTGGGACAGGAATAAAGGACAATTCCCCTTCAGTGAGAAGCTGGGGGAGATCAGCGACAAAATTGGGAGCACCATTGACGATACCATAAGCAAATTtaggaagaaggagagagatgaCTCGCCAGATCGATTCAG TGACAACGAGGAGGAACGGGGTCGCTCGTCTCACAATGGCCAGTCAGGAAAAGAAttcaaagatgaagaggagactGTTACCACCAAGAGTGTTCACATAGTCCAGGCAACAGAGACCACAGCAACACGGAAGAGAGGAGTCCCGTCCAGGAAAGTAGACTTAGGGGCCGCAGCCAACTACACAGGAGACAACAGCCCAGACACCGCCACCAAACAGGTAGCAAGAGCACAT CCCCAGCCAGCAGCCCCTCAGCCCTCCAGCACAGGCCTAGCTGACCTCCTAATGGTAGACACAACGCCGAGTCAGCCAGCTATGACAG ACTTGATCGGCGGGTTCGCTGACTTCTCCTCGCCTGCTGCGTCCACCGGCCTCTCCTCGGGAACTG CAGCACCAGCCTCTAGCAGCAACGGAGAATTTGGAGAGTGGAACGCCTTCCCTGGAGGTCAGATGCCAACATCTGCTCAGACTGTTGACAACAGTGGAATTGACCTTTTTGCAGCCATGACAGCAGGTCCTGCCACTGGCCCAGTCTCCTCTCCAGGCTCTGGTCCCGCCTCAGCAGACCTGTTCGACTTGATGGGGCCAACGCAGTCTCTCACCTCCTCCCAGAGCCTCAACTTTAGCATGAGCAGCACACAGAGCATGAGCTCCACAGTCCTGCCCCAGTCTAGGTCACAG CCCCTCCAGAACATGGGGGGTTCTTTACAACCGCAGTCTGTCATGCCCCTCCAGCCTGTGCAGCAGGGAATGGCCCCTCAGGGTGTCGGAGCCAAAGCGTCCCTCCCCTCCACCTGGTCGGACACCTCAGTTAACATCAACCTGGATTTCCTGGGCCCAGGCATGCAGCCACCCAAGCCTAGCCTGCCCACCCTCAACACCCTCCAACAAG GCAACCAGGTACCCGCCAACATGCTCTCCCAGGGATTTTCAGCCATGAGCCTTGGACCTGCAGCAGGAAGACCGGCTGGAAATCCCATGATGCACCCTGGTGCTGGCATGGGAATGGGCATGGGGATGGGAATGGGAATGGCCCCCAACCAGGGCATGATGGGGATGGGCATGAACATGGGGATGCCCGGTGCTATGGGAATGGGAATGGGAATGAACCCTGCAGCGACCCAGCAGCCCAAACAAGATGCCTTCGCTGACTTCGCTAACTTTGGAAAGTGA